One region of Natronorubrum aibiense genomic DNA includes:
- a CDS encoding nitric-oxide reductase large subunit, with product MELSAIVPNTDVFRDRDRPPTDSMRTHLETGAETVGDLSRRVRTTASTRVRETAQKRATDAVERVVDDLLERSIRRNHKELLDESSLDAAGDLGSDGADPLDRALERFLWRYGLDETRLDDRTLEAIRHRLAATEFDMDGDDVLERILSMRDSGLNTERASDTGSDDPFADACTQLQAHLRGTADRSIDDVLEDVLERDAISVAHDVERVLMEDIPSIATALESELGATANGNGPTPADAASTDPMRATPTPTTAGGRTGGLRSAAAMGVAATMLRADDGGLDPAVASAVSNLSRGGPDAVSIDRLFDNLLPVLIRTGVESDRGLEVLRSTSTKSLALVSLFVANLVAMTLGAWISRKKAPPIPDEIRGPDGDVVVTDEQVRLGKQAFQANGLMNHGSILGNGSYFGVDLTADALELKAEYMRAYYTREHGVESVDALDDADRATVERRVERELDADAPEGSIAEYSAAEVYAHRRLRAAYVDRYYGGSPERGIPQGYVDSPEQAERIADFACWTAWMAHTNRPGSDHSYTNDWPYVPGTGNRPTGQVVVWSTISVVLLIAGGGIGVWAYHAFDVAEPTTDLVDVPSPDSVTVTPAQYAAARYVPVAGALFVVQTLAGALLAHYYVERTGFYGIGDALGIDIVSVLPFSVGRTWHVNLGILWITTLWLAGGLFLPGLFSERDPPWQAEGATALLGALVTITVGAFAGVWLGTRGAFGSPGSGDSDGDLWWWLGSEGLEYLEVGRVWKLGLLAGFATWTGLVLRAVRQLEEPPTGLGHFMTYAGGSIALLFAASMLYTPETNIAVTEFWRWWVVHMWVEGVFEFFVTAVIAAALVSMDLIEKADAETAILFEVFAIMAAGIVGVSHHYWWVGLPDIWVPIGTTFSTLEFIPLVFVLYRSLGEYRSLKARGEEFPYTLPLLFILGSSIWNFVGGGVLGFFINLPLINYYEHGTYLTVAHAHTATFGAFGLLALGLGTYILRVVTPEAAWNPTWFRGAFWLTNVGLVIMTVASLLPIGFVQLQTSYQDGYAAARSLEFYDQDHVQTLLWARTLGDTPMILGALAFTVGAIRHLWKARGQPTETG from the coding sequence ATGGAACTCTCGGCTATCGTACCGAACACCGACGTCTTCCGTGATCGTGACCGTCCGCCGACCGACTCCATGAGAACTCATCTCGAGACGGGTGCCGAAACCGTCGGTGATCTCTCGAGGCGGGTTCGAACCACTGCGTCGACACGGGTCCGTGAGACGGCTCAAAAGCGGGCGACCGACGCCGTCGAACGAGTCGTCGACGACCTGCTCGAGCGATCGATCAGGCGGAACCACAAGGAGTTGCTCGACGAGTCGTCTCTCGATGCGGCCGGCGACCTCGGCTCCGACGGGGCCGATCCGCTCGACCGTGCGCTCGAGCGCTTCCTGTGGCGGTACGGGCTCGACGAAACGAGGCTGGACGACCGCACGCTCGAGGCGATCCGCCACCGATTGGCGGCCACCGAGTTCGATATGGACGGCGACGACGTGCTCGAACGAATCCTGTCCATGCGGGACTCGGGACTGAATACGGAACGCGCGTCAGATACGGGATCGGACGATCCGTTCGCCGACGCGTGTACGCAACTGCAGGCCCACCTTCGCGGGACGGCCGATCGCTCCATCGACGACGTACTCGAGGACGTCCTCGAGCGCGATGCGATTTCGGTCGCACACGATGTCGAACGCGTCCTCATGGAGGATATCCCATCAATCGCCACCGCGCTCGAGTCCGAACTGGGGGCGACGGCAAATGGAAACGGACCGACGCCAGCGGACGCAGCGTCGACCGATCCGATGCGGGCGACCCCGACGCCGACTACGGCCGGCGGTCGCACAGGAGGGCTCCGGTCGGCCGCCGCGATGGGAGTCGCGGCGACGATGCTCCGCGCCGACGACGGCGGCCTCGATCCCGCGGTCGCGAGCGCGGTGTCGAACCTCTCTCGAGGCGGTCCCGACGCCGTGTCGATCGACCGCCTCTTCGACAACCTGCTCCCGGTGTTGATACGGACCGGCGTCGAAAGCGACCGGGGCCTCGAGGTGCTTCGGTCGACGTCGACCAAGTCACTGGCGCTCGTGAGCCTGTTCGTCGCCAACCTCGTAGCGATGACTCTCGGGGCCTGGATCTCCCGGAAGAAGGCCCCACCGATTCCCGACGAGATTCGCGGTCCGGACGGCGACGTCGTCGTGACCGACGAGCAAGTCCGCCTCGGGAAGCAGGCGTTTCAGGCCAACGGCCTCATGAACCACGGGTCGATTCTGGGCAACGGCTCGTACTTCGGGGTCGACCTCACGGCTGACGCCCTCGAGTTGAAAGCCGAGTACATGCGCGCGTACTACACTCGAGAGCACGGTGTCGAGTCGGTCGACGCGCTCGATGACGCCGACCGGGCGACCGTCGAGCGACGTGTCGAACGGGAGCTCGACGCCGACGCGCCCGAGGGCTCGATCGCCGAGTACTCGGCGGCAGAAGTCTACGCCCACCGTCGTCTTCGAGCGGCGTACGTCGACCGGTACTACGGGGGATCGCCCGAGCGCGGAATCCCACAAGGGTACGTCGACTCCCCGGAACAGGCCGAACGGATCGCCGACTTCGCCTGCTGGACGGCGTGGATGGCCCACACGAACCGCCCCGGATCGGACCACTCCTACACGAACGACTGGCCGTACGTGCCCGGGACCGGGAACCGACCGACTGGACAGGTCGTCGTCTGGAGTACGATCAGCGTCGTCCTGCTCATCGCCGGCGGCGGGATCGGTGTCTGGGCCTACCACGCCTTCGACGTCGCTGAGCCGACGACGGATCTCGTCGACGTACCCTCGCCCGATTCGGTGACGGTCACACCGGCCCAGTACGCTGCGGCGCGGTACGTCCCCGTCGCCGGCGCGCTGTTCGTCGTTCAGACGCTTGCCGGGGCCTTGCTGGCTCACTACTACGTCGAGCGGACCGGCTTCTACGGCATCGGTGACGCGCTCGGCATCGACATCGTCTCCGTACTGCCGTTCTCGGTCGGACGGACGTGGCACGTCAACCTCGGTATCCTCTGGATCACGACGCTGTGGCTCGCCGGCGGGCTCTTCCTGCCGGGACTGTTCAGTGAGCGGGATCCGCCGTGGCAGGCCGAGGGCGCGACCGCACTGCTTGGTGCCCTCGTGACTATCACGGTCGGAGCGTTCGCGGGCGTCTGGCTCGGAACTCGCGGCGCGTTCGGCTCGCCCGGATCCGGTGATTCGGACGGCGACCTCTGGTGGTGGCTCGGCTCCGAGGGCCTCGAGTACCTCGAGGTCGGCCGAGTCTGGAAGCTCGGACTGCTCGCCGGCTTCGCCACCTGGACGGGATTGGTGCTCCGTGCCGTCCGACAGCTCGAGGAGCCGCCGACGGGGCTGGGACACTTCATGACCTACGCCGGCGGCTCCATCGCGTTGCTGTTCGCAGCGAGCATGCTCTACACGCCCGAGACGAACATCGCCGTGACGGAGTTCTGGCGCTGGTGGGTCGTCCACATGTGGGTCGAGGGTGTCTTCGAGTTCTTCGTCACCGCCGTTATCGCCGCCGCGCTGGTCTCGATGGACCTCATCGAAAAAGCCGACGCGGAGACGGCGATTCTCTTCGAGGTGTTCGCGATCATGGCGGCGGGAATCGTCGGCGTCTCCCACCACTACTGGTGGGTCGGCCTCCCCGACATCTGGGTGCCGATCGGCACGACGTTCTCGACGCTCGAGTTCATTCCGCTGGTGTTCGTCCTCTATCGGAGCCTCGGCGAGTACCGTTCGTTGAAAGCCCGCGGTGAGGAGTTTCCCTACACGCTGCCCTTGCTGTTTATCCTTGGCAGTAGCATCTGGAACTTCGTCGGCGGCGGCGTACTCGGGTTCTTCATCAATCTGCCGTTGATCAACTACTACGAACACGGCACCTACCTGACCGTCGCCCACGCCCACACGGCGACGTTCGGCGCGTTCGGTCTGCTCGCGCTCGGGCTCGGAACCTACATCCTGCGGGTCGTTACGCCCGAAGCGGCGTGGAACCCGACGTGGTTCCGCGGCGCGTTCTGGCTGACGAACGTCGGACTCGTGATCATGACCGTCGCCTCGCTGCTCCCGATCGGATTCGTGCAGTTACAGACGTCGTATCAGGACGGCTACGCCGCCGCCCGGAGCCTCGAGTTCTACGACCAAGACCACGTGCAGACGCTGCTGTGGGCGCGAACGCTCGGTGATACGCCGATGATCCTCGGTGCGCTCGCCTTTACCGTTGGGGCGATTCGCCACCTCTGGAAGGCGCGAGGGCAACCGACCGAAACCGGCTGA
- a CDS encoding HAH_0734 family protein — protein MKQLIIHGDPGIRKGAIINYDGEELICFGINRNGEWHGPETVQLWCTVGTEDEFGDYERRNYTPHFLDVDRVDADAVDVVRPKGDLAV, from the coding sequence ATGAAGCAGCTCATCATCCACGGCGACCCAGGAATCCGAAAAGGGGCCATCATCAACTACGACGGCGAGGAGCTGATCTGTTTCGGCATCAACCGAAACGGAGAGTGGCACGGCCCCGAGACGGTCCAGCTGTGGTGTACCGTCGGCACCGAAGACGAGTTCGGCGATTACGAGCGACGAAACTACACGCCTCACTTCCTCGATGTGGACCGGGTCGACGCCGACGCCGTCGATGTCGTCCGGCCGAAAGGCGATCTGGCAGTCTGA
- a CDS encoding ABC transporter ATP-binding protein, with amino-acid sequence MTDGRPEDDQPLLSVRNLTKHYPLTDGLLGTETGRVRAVDGIDFDVYPGETVGLVGESGCGKSTAARALLGLEEPTAGTVVFDGEDVTAFDDAACKRFRRRAQLLFQDPDSSLDPRMSVGDAIAEPLLVQGLTAATRRREIVADLLERVGLSAADAERYPHELSGGQKQRVGLARALSVNPDLLVADEPTAALDVSVQSEILALLADLQASVGLSIVLISHDLGVVRQLCDRIAVMYLGEIVERGPTEDVFTDPQHPYTRALLASIPTTDPRDRGTAVSLTGDVPSPSNPPSGCRFHTRCPEVIQPDGYDIEQRIWRRIMDLRQHLANETVDGEARASTTTLRETFSLPAQLEDDRADAVLETALEQIAAGDPDRAAALLATEFATPCERRAPSLEVTEAGQDAACLRHD; translated from the coding sequence GTGACTGACGGACGTCCCGAGGACGACCAGCCGCTGCTGTCGGTTCGCAATCTGACGAAACACTATCCGCTCACCGACGGACTGCTGGGTACAGAGACTGGTCGTGTCCGCGCTGTCGACGGCATCGATTTCGACGTTTATCCGGGCGAGACGGTCGGTCTCGTCGGTGAGAGCGGCTGTGGAAAGTCGACTGCGGCCCGAGCGCTGCTCGGACTCGAGGAGCCAACTGCCGGCACGGTCGTCTTCGATGGCGAGGACGTGACGGCCTTCGACGACGCGGCGTGCAAGCGGTTTCGGCGTCGCGCACAGTTGCTCTTTCAGGATCCCGACTCGAGTCTCGATCCGCGGATGAGTGTTGGCGATGCGATCGCCGAACCGCTGCTCGTACAGGGATTGACGGCGGCGACGCGTCGCCGCGAAATCGTCGCGGACCTCCTCGAGCGCGTCGGGCTGTCGGCTGCGGACGCCGAGCGCTATCCGCACGAACTCAGCGGCGGACAGAAACAACGCGTCGGACTCGCCCGCGCGCTCTCGGTGAACCCGGACCTGCTCGTCGCCGACGAACCGACCGCCGCACTCGACGTCTCGGTGCAATCCGAGATTTTGGCGCTGTTAGCCGACTTGCAGGCATCGGTCGGCTTGAGCATCGTCCTCATCAGCCACGATCTGGGCGTCGTTCGGCAACTCTGTGACCGAATCGCCGTCATGTATCTTGGCGAGATCGTCGAACGCGGCCCCACCGAGGACGTGTTCACTGACCCCCAGCATCCCTACACGCGAGCGTTGCTGGCGTCGATTCCGACGACTGATCCGCGAGACCGCGGCACGGCTGTTTCACTTACGGGTGACGTTCCGAGTCCGTCGAACCCGCCGAGTGGCTGTCGATTCCACACCCGCTGTCCCGAGGTCATCCAGCCGGACGGTTACGACATCGAGCAACGCATCTGGCGGCGTATCATGGACCTGCGCCAGCACCTTGCGAACGAGACTGTCGACGGCGAGGCGAGGGCATCGACTACAACACTTCGCGAGACGTTTTCCCTCCCCGCCCAACTCGAGGACGATCGCGCCGACGCGGTCCTCGAAACGGCGCTCGAGCAGATCGCCGCGGGCGATCCGGACCGCGCTGCCGCCCTCCTCGCGACCGAGTTCGCCACCCCCTGTGAACGGCGCGCGCCGTCGCTCGAGGTGACAGAGGCGGGGCAAGACGCGGCCTGTCTTCGACACGACTGA
- a CDS encoding ABC transporter ATP-binding protein — protein sequence MSQTDPLLAVESLQTAFHTDDGTVTAVDGIDFTVRRGETVCLVGESGSGKTVACESITQLFKRPPGEITGGSVVFDGIELTDCTEDELADIRGENISHVFQNPQNALNPVYTIGWQLREAIDLHRDLSRTAARAEAVDLLERVGIPDASERLEAYPHELSGGMKQRVLIAMALACEPDLLIADEPTTALDVTTQAQLLELLRELQTEFGLAMLFVTHDLGVVAEIADRVVVLYAGKVMERGTVYDVFDTPCHPYTRALLECLPGRGSLGGIPGSLPNPTAPPSGCRFHDRCPYAVDDCSTGDQPAFESVVGEDHAVSCLHYQTATKPTVLETASESRSRAPERTDGGDERD from the coding sequence ATGAGCCAAACTGACCCACTGCTCGCTGTCGAGAGCTTGCAGACGGCGTTTCACACCGACGACGGCACTGTCACCGCAGTCGATGGGATCGACTTCACCGTTCGACGCGGCGAAACGGTCTGTCTCGTCGGCGAGAGTGGCAGCGGCAAGACGGTGGCCTGCGAGTCGATCACCCAACTGTTCAAGCGCCCACCAGGAGAGATCACCGGCGGATCGGTCGTCTTCGACGGCATCGAGCTGACCGACTGTACCGAGGACGAACTCGCCGATATTCGCGGCGAGAACATCAGTCACGTCTTCCAGAACCCACAGAACGCGCTCAATCCGGTGTACACGATCGGCTGGCAACTCCGCGAGGCGATCGACCTCCACCGGGATCTCTCCCGCACGGCCGCTCGCGCCGAAGCGGTCGACCTGCTCGAGCGCGTCGGCATCCCCGATGCGAGCGAGCGACTCGAGGCGTACCCTCACGAGCTAAGCGGCGGGATGAAACAACGCGTGCTCATCGCAATGGCGCTGGCCTGCGAGCCCGACCTGCTCATCGCCGACGAACCGACGACGGCGCTCGACGTGACGACGCAAGCCCAGCTCCTCGAGCTCCTAAGGGAACTCCAAACGGAGTTCGGACTCGCGATGCTGTTCGTCACGCACGACCTGGGCGTCGTCGCGGAGATTGCCGACCGCGTCGTCGTGCTGTACGCTGGCAAGGTGATGGAGCGTGGCACCGTCTACGACGTCTTCGATACGCCGTGCCATCCGTACACGCGGGCGCTGCTCGAGTGTCTCCCCGGCCGCGGCTCGCTCGGGGGAATTCCCGGTTCACTCCCGAATCCGACCGCGCCGCCGTCGGGCTGTCGATTTCACGACCGCTGTCCGTACGCGGTCGACGACTGTTCGACCGGCGACCAGCCGGCGTTCGAGTCGGTCGTCGGCGAGGACCACGCGGTGTCGTGTCTCCACTACCAAACGGCGACCAAGCCGACGGTCCTCGAGACCGCCTCAGAAAGCCGGTCGCGCGCTCCCGAACGGACAGACGGAGGTGACGAGCGTGACTGA
- a CDS encoding ABC transporter permease produces MTDDTPRSRETFEDVDWDEIDANGRAVSRSTLLIASAYALVVACIGYDFLLASKTDVLPSLGAVGPLEWLYVLTLLTIAVFALLALSEHRRMTAYYWAQFRKNTAAVVSLGYLLVTFVIGSIGPRLLEKPRVDARNAYQPPVFTSVESWLPVDCIGPVVNDRCHGTWQHPLGTTHEGKDVLVSVIYGMEVSMQVGLIAAFITVTIATVVGISAAYFGGWVDTVLMRYVDLQITFPTFFLYLVVVYLYGGSLFSMIVIFGLLGWGNIARIVRSEALQRRDEPYVLAAKNAGASSAWTMRRHLLPNVSNSVITATTLLIPSLILFEASLSFLGLGDPTTPSWGALIAAGRDDLQYAWWISTIPGVFLFGTVLAFNFIGDALRDALDPRSMGGAR; encoded by the coding sequence ATGACAGACGACACACCGCGTTCTCGAGAGACGTTCGAAGACGTCGACTGGGATGAGATCGACGCCAACGGTCGCGCAGTCTCACGCAGTACACTCCTCATCGCGAGCGCGTACGCGCTCGTCGTTGCATGTATCGGCTACGATTTCTTGCTCGCTTCGAAGACGGACGTGCTTCCATCGCTCGGCGCCGTGGGACCACTGGAGTGGCTCTATGTCCTAACGCTGCTGACGATCGCCGTCTTTGCTCTCCTGGCGCTATCGGAACACCGGCGGATGACGGCCTACTACTGGGCCCAGTTCAGGAAGAACACGGCTGCGGTCGTGAGTCTGGGCTATCTGCTCGTCACGTTCGTCATCGGGTCGATCGGGCCGCGGCTACTCGAGAAACCTCGAGTCGATGCCCGCAACGCCTATCAGCCACCCGTGTTCACGTCGGTCGAGTCGTGGCTCCCGGTCGACTGCATCGGGCCCGTCGTGAACGACCGCTGTCACGGCACCTGGCAGCATCCACTCGGGACCACTCACGAAGGGAAAGACGTCTTGGTCTCCGTTATTTACGGCATGGAAGTGAGCATGCAGGTCGGCCTCATCGCCGCGTTCATCACGGTGACCATCGCGACAGTCGTCGGCATCAGCGCCGCCTACTTCGGCGGCTGGGTCGATACGGTGTTGATGCGGTACGTGGATCTCCAGATCACGTTTCCGACGTTTTTCCTCTATCTCGTGGTCGTCTACCTGTACGGCGGGAGTCTCTTCAGCATGATCGTGATCTTTGGACTGCTGGGTTGGGGAAACATCGCTCGAATCGTTCGCAGCGAAGCCCTCCAGCGACGCGACGAGCCGTACGTGCTGGCGGCGAAAAACGCCGGCGCGAGTAGCGCCTGGACGATGCGTCGCCACCTCCTGCCGAACGTCTCGAACAGCGTCATCACCGCGACCACGCTGTTGATCCCGAGTCTGATCCTCTTCGAGGCGAGTCTCTCGTTTCTCGGACTCGGCGACCCCACCACCCCGTCGTGGGGTGCGCTCATCGCAGCCGGCCGTGACGACCTTCAGTACGCGTGGTGGATTTCGACGATTCCGGGCGTGTTCCTCTTTGGGACGGTCCTCGCGTTCAACTTCATCGGTGACGCGCTCCGAGACGCGCTCGATCCGCGATCGATGGGTGGTGCTCGATGA
- a CDS encoding ABC transporter permease has product MAVYVLRRIVWAIVAALLILSLTFLLLYFTPETQLTELQFQAAQAGQDPNSVGDAYERYHGLDQPISVQYIEFMTNMVSLNWGWSETRSQPVITAMAEAIPYSMMYAVPSIFLSTILGIAIGLYSATHQYTRGDYAATAFAFFGLSIPDFWFAIVLLVVFGGTLGWVPILFDTSVATVSYANVKQLLLPVTVLTLTSVASLMRYSRAEALEYVEAAFVKTATAKGVGERRLLFRHIFRPAAVPLATILVGDLVGIVFVASYLIEVVFGIPGLGTLSYRAIVNQDTALVVGTVLVPAFLTIIGNLAQDIAYTMLDPRIDYSDR; this is encoded by the coding sequence ATGGCGGTGTACGTGCTCCGTCGGATAGTTTGGGCGATCGTCGCAGCGCTACTCATCCTGTCGCTGACGTTTCTCCTGTTGTATTTTACGCCGGAGACGCAACTGACAGAACTCCAGTTTCAGGCCGCACAGGCCGGACAGGACCCGAACAGCGTCGGCGACGCGTACGAACGGTATCACGGACTCGATCAGCCGATCTCCGTCCAGTACATCGAGTTCATGACGAACATGGTCTCGCTGAACTGGGGCTGGTCCGAAACCCGATCACAGCCGGTGATAACGGCGATGGCCGAGGCGATCCCGTACTCGATGATGTACGCCGTCCCATCGATTTTCCTCTCGACGATCCTCGGGATCGCTATCGGCCTCTACTCCGCGACACATCAGTACACTCGAGGCGATTACGCGGCGACGGCGTTTGCCTTCTTCGGGCTGAGCATCCCCGATTTCTGGTTTGCGATCGTCTTGCTCGTCGTCTTCGGTGGTACGCTCGGCTGGGTACCGATCCTCTTCGATACCAGCGTCGCGACGGTTTCGTACGCGAACGTCAAGCAGTTGCTCCTGCCGGTGACGGTCCTGACGCTTACCTCCGTGGCGAGTCTGATGCGCTACTCGCGTGCAGAGGCGCTCGAGTACGTCGAAGCGGCGTTCGTCAAGACGGCGACGGCGAAAGGCGTCGGCGAACGACGGCTCCTGTTTCGGCATATCTTTCGCCCGGCGGCGGTGCCACTCGCGACGATTCTGGTGGGCGATCTGGTCGGCATCGTCTTCGTCGCCTCGTATCTGATCGAAGTCGTGTTCGGCATTCCGGGGCTCGGAACGCTCAGTTATCGAGCGATCGTCAATCAGGATACAGCGCTGGTCGTCGGGACGGTCCTCGTGCCAGCGTTTCTGACGATCATCGGAAACCTGGCACAGGATATCGCGTACACGATGCTCGATCCGCGTATCGACTACAGTGATCGGTGA
- a CDS encoding ABC transporter substrate-binding protein, with amino-acid sequence MGQEYSHETVTVTRRRILQGVATAGLAGAAGCLGGDDDGTVRYTVADSTDPESMNVIQVADDNTNARLRLTMDGAYAITPELNLFPLWLDLEDSGDATVFVATLRDNLEWGAGYGQMTAEDWVYMIQEVHQGPDNWALSAAAGNWDGIRVEATGTLEFQIELEEPNADWPMEPTLWGAYCLPKGLLEPYVDDRDGDGLDQDEEIQELAYTGNLGPYTLERWERGSEFVATRNDSYYMRELDAEEFPSFVTDEQIDAWQQSPNFDEFSWRSIDEQSTRLTAFEQGEVTETTVPSNRVERFEGNPDIDVTEVPFPYLRILAYNQRMNGWAELRTKGVRQALSMAIDKTEIAEAIHRGYAETAQTFQPAWSEWYDAAAVTEFGEGDSYDPATARTLLEDNLSADYGYDDGTLVGPDGEQVTLTMAYARGSETVKTTAEFIGDELASIGIDVEFDDVTFDRLLQQYVRNEWQGDDDPPWSSGPNNAGPRENTRSEMDWDLMYGNSFNTYPRTPAAIDAFWTERASANYFGYVPDADLASRFHTVRTSTDRSKRADAMADIFGILSEDQPVNFVVMTDNIVGYQHTVEGPEAVFGQEWDRHTWKFKKA; translated from the coding sequence ATGGGTCAAGAATACAGTCACGAGACGGTGACTGTAACTCGCCGACGGATTCTTCAGGGGGTGGCTACAGCAGGGCTTGCGGGAGCTGCTGGCTGTCTGGGAGGTGACGACGACGGCACCGTCAGGTACACGGTAGCCGACAGTACCGACCCCGAGTCGATGAACGTAATCCAGGTTGCAGACGACAATACGAACGCCCGTCTCAGACTGACGATGGACGGTGCGTACGCGATCACTCCCGAACTGAATCTGTTTCCACTGTGGCTCGATCTCGAGGACAGCGGCGACGCGACGGTGTTTGTTGCCACCCTCCGCGATAACCTCGAGTGGGGTGCTGGCTACGGCCAGATGACGGCCGAAGACTGGGTCTACATGATTCAGGAAGTCCACCAAGGGCCGGACAACTGGGCGCTGTCGGCGGCCGCGGGCAACTGGGACGGCATCAGGGTCGAAGCCACCGGCACCCTCGAGTTCCAGATCGAACTCGAGGAGCCAAACGCTGACTGGCCGATGGAGCCGACGCTGTGGGGAGCGTACTGTCTCCCGAAGGGACTCCTCGAGCCGTACGTCGACGATCGGGATGGGGACGGACTCGATCAGGACGAGGAGATACAGGAGCTCGCCTACACGGGCAATCTCGGCCCGTACACGCTCGAGCGGTGGGAACGTGGCTCCGAGTTCGTCGCGACTCGGAACGACAGCTACTACATGCGAGAACTCGACGCCGAGGAGTTTCCGTCGTTCGTCACCGACGAGCAGATCGACGCGTGGCAACAGAGCCCCAACTTCGACGAGTTCTCGTGGCGGTCGATCGACGAGCAGAGTACGCGACTGACTGCCTTCGAGCAGGGTGAGGTCACCGAAACCACCGTTCCGTCGAATCGCGTCGAACGATTCGAAGGCAACCCCGATATCGACGTCACCGAAGTCCCTTTCCCGTATCTGCGAATTCTGGCCTACAACCAGCGGATGAACGGGTGGGCGGAACTCCGGACGAAGGGCGTTCGACAGGCCCTCTCGATGGCGATCGACAAAACCGAAATCGCGGAGGCCATCCACCGCGGCTACGCCGAGACGGCACAGACGTTTCAGCCGGCGTGGTCGGAGTGGTACGACGCCGCTGCTGTCACCGAGTTCGGCGAAGGAGACAGCTACGATCCGGCGACAGCCCGCACCCTGCTCGAGGACAACCTGAGCGCAGACTACGGGTACGATGACGGAACGTTGGTCGGCCCCGACGGCGAACAGGTGACGCTGACGATGGCCTACGCACGCGGGAGCGAGACGGTCAAGACGACGGCGGAGTTCATCGGCGACGAACTCGCGTCGATCGGGATCGACGTCGAGTTCGACGACGTCACGTTCGATCGACTGCTCCAGCAGTACGTCCGAAACGAGTGGCAGGGCGACGACGACCCACCGTGGTCCAGCGGCCCGAACAACGCCGGCCCTCGTGAGAACACTCGAAGCGAGATGGACTGGGATCTGATGTACGGCAACTCGTTTAATACGTATCCGCGGACACCGGCGGCGATCGACGCGTTCTGGACCGAGCGCGCATCGGCGAACTACTTCGGCTACGTTCCCGACGCCGACCTGGCTAGTCGTTTTCACACCGTGCGAACGTCCACGGACCGAAGCAAGCGGGCAGACGCGATGGCGGACATATTCGGAATTCTCAGCGAAGACCAGCCGGTCAACTTCGTCGTCATGACCGACAACATCGTCGGCTACCAACACACTGTCGAGGGTCCCGAAGCGGTGTTCGGTCAAGAGTGGGATCGACACACCTGGAAATTTAAAAAAGCGTAA
- the hpt gene encoding hypoxanthine/guanine phosphoribosyltransferase, translated as MDQLKRSLLEAPIIEKNGYHYFVHPISDGVPKLDPGLLREIVIRIIRKAELENVDRIVTPAAMGIHISTAVSLMTDIPLTVIRKRQYGLEDEVAISQQTGYSENEMYINDVREGERVLVLDDVLSTGGTLASVLEALEEIGAEVIDTVAVIKKVGGENKAADAGYDIKTLINVDVIDGEVVIIDEDGDD; from the coding sequence ATGGATCAGTTGAAGCGGTCACTTCTCGAGGCGCCGATCATCGAGAAAAACGGGTATCACTACTTCGTCCACCCGATCAGCGACGGCGTCCCGAAACTCGACCCGGGCCTGCTCCGCGAGATCGTCATCCGAATCATCCGCAAAGCCGAACTCGAAAACGTCGACCGGATCGTGACCCCCGCAGCGATGGGGATTCACATTTCGACCGCGGTCTCGCTGATGACCGACATCCCGCTGACCGTCATCCGAAAGCGCCAGTATGGGCTCGAAGACGAAGTCGCGATCTCCCAGCAGACGGGCTACTCGGAGAACGAGATGTACATCAACGACGTCCGCGAGGGCGAGCGCGTGCTGGTCCTCGACGACGTCCTCTCGACTGGTGGCACGCTCGCCTCGGTCCTCGAGGCGCTCGAGGAGATCGGTGCCGAAGTCATCGACACCGTTGCCGTCATCAAGAAAGTCGGCGGCGAGAACAAGGCTGCGGACGCCGGCTACGACATCAAGACGTTGATCAACGTCGACGTTATCGACGGTGAGGTCGTCATCATCGACGAAGACGGCGACGACTGA